The following coding sequences are from one Comamonas koreensis window:
- a CDS encoding acyl-CoA dehydrogenase family protein produces the protein MTEATLTRPVPEVADAKAPRLTDLQQRFAPVFARIAEGAAEREHSRTLAHAPLQWLRESGFTALRLPQSLGGSGASLEQLVALLVDLAEADPNLTQILRPHFLFVDRVLYQGSPEAQRHWLPLVAQGATFGNATTEVGEGAVGSLQTTLVPDPAVPGQWRLHGQKFYSTGSLYADWISVLARAVVPGQPDQTVHALVAGGADGVERLDDWRGFGQRLTGSGTTVLRDVPVPVPAHAVLQFRAGEPSPIVAFAQLFHLASLAGIARALSRDTLAYVQQRRRVFSHGAAALPKDDPLVQQIVGQLASTAYMSELVVRDVAQALGPILRSAEAGHERADKAQLDALELRAAQAQVAVVDAVLQAATRMFDVGGSSALAEDLRLDRHWRNARTLASHNPVIYKAKSVGDMLLNGAEPVYFWQVGLAAKNA, from the coding sequence ATGACCGAGGCCACACTGACACGCCCCGTGCCCGAGGTTGCTGATGCCAAGGCCCCGCGCCTGACCGATCTGCAGCAGCGTTTTGCGCCGGTGTTTGCGCGCATTGCCGAAGGTGCTGCCGAGCGCGAGCACAGCCGCACTCTCGCCCATGCGCCGCTGCAATGGCTGCGCGAGAGCGGCTTTACTGCCCTGCGCCTGCCTCAAAGCCTGGGCGGCAGTGGCGCATCGCTGGAGCAGCTGGTGGCCTTGCTGGTGGACCTGGCCGAGGCCGACCCCAACCTGACCCAGATCCTGCGGCCGCATTTTCTGTTTGTCGACCGCGTGCTCTACCAGGGCTCCCCCGAGGCACAGCGCCATTGGCTGCCGCTGGTGGCCCAGGGCGCCACCTTTGGCAATGCGACGACCGAGGTGGGCGAGGGGGCCGTCGGCAGCCTGCAGACCACCTTGGTGCCCGACCCAGCGGTGCCTGGCCAGTGGCGGCTTCATGGCCAGAAGTTCTATAGCACCGGCAGCTTGTATGCCGACTGGATCAGTGTGCTGGCGCGCGCGGTGGTGCCCGGCCAGCCGGACCAGACGGTGCATGCGCTGGTAGCGGGCGGTGCGGATGGTGTGGAGCGGCTCGATGACTGGCGTGGCTTTGGCCAGCGGCTGACCGGATCGGGCACCACGGTGCTGCGCGATGTGCCGGTGCCGGTGCCAGCGCATGCGGTGCTGCAGTTCCGCGCGGGCGAGCCGTCGCCCATCGTGGCCTTTGCGCAGCTCTTCCACCTAGCGAGTCTGGCGGGCATTGCCCGCGCGCTGAGCCGCGACACGCTGGCCTATGTGCAACAGCGCCGCCGCGTGTTCAGCCATGGCGCGGCCGCCCTGCCCAAGGACGATCCGCTGGTGCAGCAGATTGTGGGCCAGCTGGCCAGCACCGCCTATATGAGCGAGCTGGTGGTGCGCGATGTGGCCCAGGCGCTGGGCCCGATCTTGCGCAGCGCCGAGGCTGGCCATGAGCGCGCGGACAAGGCCCAGCTCGATGCGCTGGAGCTGCGTGCCGCTCAGGCCCAGGTGGCGGTGGTCGATGCGGTGCTGCAGGCGGCCACGCGCATGTTTGATGTGGGCGGGTCGAGCGCGCTGGCCGAGGACCTGCGGCTGGACCGCCACTGGCGCAATGCCCGCACGCTGGCCTCGCACAACCCGGTCATCTACAAGGCCAAGTCGGTGGGCGACATGCTGCTCAACGGCGCCGAGCCGGTCTACTTCTGGCAGGTGGGGCTCGCAGCAAAAAACGCATAA
- a CDS encoding NAD(P)H-dependent oxidoreductase — protein MSRILKTVIVNGSLGKPSRTRSLLDSLHLQLGQALGQSAQAVRLDVRHIDLVDLVADIGPVLYKDALSAAARDALEAIETADFLIVGSPVFRGSLPGLLKHLFDLVDQHALQGTPVLLAATGGSPRHSLVLDHQLRPLFGFFSALTLPIGVYATPEDIQGGVVVSEALHKHISLAVSLAVPVLSALAHSQRSSQPALHALERQAA, from the coding sequence ATGAGCCGCATCTTGAAAACCGTCATCGTCAATGGCAGCCTGGGCAAGCCTTCGCGCACCCGCAGCCTGCTCGACAGCTTGCATCTGCAACTGGGCCAGGCCCTGGGCCAGTCGGCCCAGGCGGTGCGCCTGGATGTGCGCCATATCGACCTGGTCGATCTGGTGGCCGACATCGGCCCGGTGCTGTACAAGGATGCGCTGTCCGCCGCCGCCCGTGATGCGCTGGAAGCGATCGAGACCGCGGACTTCCTGATCGTCGGCTCGCCCGTGTTCCGGGGCAGCCTGCCGGGCCTGCTCAAACACCTGTTTGACCTGGTGGACCAGCATGCGCTGCAGGGCACGCCCGTGCTGCTGGCTGCCACCGGCGGCAGCCCACGCCATTCGCTGGTGCTGGACCACCAGCTGCGCCCGCTGTTCGGCTTTTTCTCGGCCTTGACCTTGCCGATCGGCGTCTATGCAACGCCCGAAGACATCCAGGGCGGTGTGGTGGTGAGCGAGGCGCTGCACAAGCATATCTCGCTGGCGGTGAGCCTGGCGGTGCCGGTGCTCAGCGCGCTGGCGCACAGCCAGCGCAGCAGCCAGCCTGCCTTGCATGCGCTGGAGCGCCAGGCCGCTTAA
- the ssuD gene encoding FMNH2-dependent alkanesulfonate monooxygenase, with translation MASTSSPPELFWFLPTSGDTRYLGASDFGRQPTPEYLRSIATTSENLGYDGLLIPTGSSCLDPWVVASSLVAVTQRIKLLVALRTSLGMPVPSARQAATLDQALAGRLLLNVVPGGDATELEADGVFLAHDERYAYADEFLSIWRRLLAGETVDHEGKYFKVKQGKNFFEPVQKPYPPLYFGGSSDAAHDLAAKHVDAYLTWGEPPQAVARKFADIRARAAAAGRQLRLGVRLHVIVRETNEEAWADAERLISKLTDEDIAKAQQNYARMDSVGQARMAALHGGNRQKLEVAPNLWAGVGLVRGGAGTALVGDAATVAERLREYMDIGADTFVLSGYPHLEESIRFAELVFPLLGKKSVTTARSQTGGAFDVRGVQQWKESAS, from the coding sequence ATGGCCTCTACCTCATCCCCACCGGAGCTGTTCTGGTTCCTGCCTACCTCCGGCGATACCCGCTACCTGGGCGCCTCGGACTTTGGCCGCCAACCCACGCCCGAGTACCTGCGCAGCATTGCCACGACCAGCGAGAACCTGGGCTATGACGGGCTGCTGATTCCGACCGGCAGTTCGTGCCTCGACCCCTGGGTGGTGGCATCCAGCTTGGTCGCGGTCACCCAGCGCATCAAGCTGCTGGTGGCGCTGCGCACCTCGCTGGGCATGCCGGTGCCCAGTGCGCGCCAAGCCGCTACCTTGGATCAGGCGCTCGCCGGGCGTTTGCTGCTCAATGTGGTGCCCGGGGGCGATGCCACCGAGCTGGAGGCCGATGGCGTGTTTCTGGCCCATGACGAGCGCTATGCCTATGCCGATGAGTTTCTGAGCATCTGGCGGCGCCTGCTGGCCGGCGAGACGGTGGACCACGAGGGCAAGTACTTCAAGGTCAAGCAGGGCAAGAACTTTTTCGAGCCAGTGCAAAAACCGTATCCGCCTTTGTACTTTGGCGGCTCCTCCGACGCCGCCCATGACCTGGCGGCCAAGCATGTCGATGCCTACCTGACCTGGGGCGAGCCGCCCCAGGCCGTGGCGCGCAAGTTTGCCGATATCCGGGCACGTGCCGCCGCTGCCGGCCGCCAGCTGCGCCTGGGCGTGCGCCTGCATGTGATCGTGCGCGAGACCAACGAGGAGGCCTGGGCCGATGCCGAGCGCCTGATCAGCAAGCTGACCGACGAGGACATTGCGAAAGCGCAGCAGAACTATGCGCGCATGGACTCGGTCGGCCAGGCGCGCATGGCGGCCTTGCATGGCGGTAACCGCCAGAAGCTGGAGGTGGCACCCAACCTCTGGGCCGGTGTCGGCCTGGTGCGCGGCGGTGCCGGTACCGCGCTGGTGGGCGATGCGGCCACCGTGGCCGAGCGCCTGCGCGAGTACATGGACATTGGTGCCGATACCTTTGTGCTGTCGGGCTACCCGCACCTGGAGGAGTCGATCCGCTTTGCCGAATTGGTGTTTCCGCTGCTGGGCAAGAAGAGCGTGACCACCGCGCGCTCGCAGACTGGCGGCGCGTTTGATGTTCGTGGTGTTCAACAATGGAAGGAGTCGGCTTCATGA
- a CDS encoding amidohydrolase family protein, translated as MSLPVIDMRCRPAFLHNFFGATPGSPEHDTARWLNRRVGTRGSDTHFEESLTQDGFLKAVRDAGLSQAVVVGRHTPSQHLPNDTIHQIVQGHSELLGIAGVDPVLQGEQAALDEIERAVKQLGLRGIDLEPGFGDPARHPDDPVYWPVYERARELGVPVFLMSGPTTPDPSFNDPARLAKVAQAFPDLPLVVYHGYWPRVQEAIGLAFRYANVYLVPDMYVFQPGHQAYVQAANQFLGDQLLFGSSYPFRPIGQSIDDFLALGFDEAVLPKLLHGNAARILGL; from the coding sequence ATGAGCCTGCCCGTGATCGATATGCGCTGCCGGCCAGCGTTCTTGCACAACTTTTTTGGCGCAACGCCCGGCTCGCCCGAGCATGACACCGCCCGCTGGCTGAACCGGCGCGTGGGTACGCGCGGCAGCGATACGCACTTTGAGGAATCGCTGACCCAAGACGGCTTTTTAAAGGCGGTGCGCGATGCCGGCCTGAGCCAGGCCGTGGTCGTGGGGCGGCACACGCCTTCGCAGCACCTGCCCAACGATACGATCCACCAGATCGTGCAGGGCCACAGCGAGTTGCTGGGCATTGCCGGGGTGGACCCGGTGCTGCAAGGCGAGCAGGCGGCGCTCGACGAGATCGAGCGGGCCGTCAAGCAGCTGGGCCTGCGCGGCATCGACCTGGAGCCCGGCTTTGGCGACCCGGCGCGCCACCCCGATGACCCCGTGTACTGGCCCGTTTATGAGCGCGCGCGGGAGCTGGGTGTGCCGGTGTTCCTGATGAGCGGCCCGACCACACCGGACCCGAGCTTCAACGACCCGGCGCGCCTGGCCAAGGTGGCCCAGGCCTTTCCCGATCTGCCGCTGGTCGTCTACCACGGCTACTGGCCGCGTGTGCAGGAGGCCATTGGCCTGGCCTTCCGCTACGCCAATGTCTACCTGGTGCCGGACATGTATGTGTTCCAGCCCGGCCACCAGGCCTATGTGCAGGCGGCCAACCAGTTCCTGGGCGACCAACTGCTGTTCGGCTCGTCCTACCCCTTCCGCCCCATCGGCCAGAGCATTGACGACTTTCTGGCGCTGGGCTTTGACGAGGCCGTGCTGCCCAAGCTGCTGCATGGCAATGCGGCGCGCATTTTGGGGCTGTAG